The Legionella jordanis genomic sequence AGTTTCTGGCGGTCGAACTGGTGAATACATGGACGATGTTGAACGAAAACAGAATGACAAGGGTGTCAGTACACCACGAAAAGAAATTTAAACTATTTCAAATAAGCGACTGGAAGTTCAGACCAGCGGGTGGTGTAGTGCGGAGATTTTAATTGCCGCTTCATTGACCAGGATTTACGAAAACCCTCAGCCGCCAGTCGCATGGTCTTTGGCCCATATTTTTGATTGATTCCATCAATCAGCCCCATTACTTTTTCAGCGGCAAACAGTTGTTCATCGCTCGGCTGATGGAATAAATCCTTTTGATAATATTGTTTATCGATTAAATCCGCCAATAAAACACCGCATTTATGGTATTGAATCCCCCTGCGATAAATACGTTTAAGACCCTGTTTGGCGATGGTGGTCAAATGCCTCAAGTCATCGTTGGGATTAACCAGGCGAAAACCAATCGAATTGGAATATTGGGCTAAATCTTCGCGAAACGAATTGGAGCGGATAAATACGGATAGATGCTGGGTGGTAAGTCCCTGGCGTCGCATTTTAGCCCAGGCGGTGCTGCAATGATGGCTAATGGCTTCTTGGATACAGGCAAAGTCCGTCTGCAAAGTACCGAAGGAGCAAGAAGACATGATGGATTGTCTGGCTGCTATCTCCTCCAAATCCAAACAAGGCTTGCCCGATAATTCAAGGACAGTGCGCTGCAAAACCACATTAAAACGATCTTTAATAAAACGGGGGTTCATTTGCGACAATTCAAGGGCATTTTTAATCCCTAAGGCTGTGAGTTGTTTACAATACTGACGGCCAACGCCCCAAACATCCTGTATGGCCAAGTGGGGAAGCCAGTTGGTTTCCTGATTGCTTATGTTAAAAATGGGTAGTTTTAATTTCTTTTTGGCCACGTAATTGGCGGCCTTAGCGAGGGTTTTTGTCCGGCCAATGCCGATGGAGACAGGAATGCCTGTGTGTTTAAAAATAAGCTTTTGCAATTCCGTACAA encodes the following:
- a CDS encoding Y-family DNA polymerase yields the protein MFALVDCNNFYVSCERLFRPDLQNSPVIVLSNNDGCVIARSNEAKALGIKMGAPYFEVQGLCKSNRVQVFSSNYSLYGDLSHRVMTAIEQNWPETEIYSIDEAFLDLKTLPEKNIDSFCTELQKLIFKHTGIPVSIGIGRTKTLAKAANYVAKKKLKLPIFNISNQETNWLPHLAIQDVWGVGRQYCKQLTALGIKNALELSQMNPRFIKDRFNVVLQRTVLELSGKPCLDLEEIAARQSIMSSCSFGTLQTDFACIQEAISHHCSTAWAKMRRQGLTTQHLSVFIRSNSFREDLAQYSNSIGFRLVNPNDDLRHLTTIAKQGLKRIYRRGIQYHKCGVLLADLIDKQYYQKDLFHQPSDEQLFAAEKVMGLIDGINQKYGPKTMRLAAEGFRKSWSMKRQLKSPHYTTRWSELPVAYLK